In Sphaeramia orbicularis chromosome 3, fSphaOr1.1, whole genome shotgun sequence, a genomic segment contains:
- the larp6a gene encoding la-related protein 6a: MYALVNAFIRCVSFLLPPSWLCVSFCLWVGNACEETLPRPNPRARFKSRKPLTYEEVAAAAVEAEAQGGSSPSVAPGPGCVSLAATSPAAPQGPSSGRIWIGGLWRAVERVFGAPWVLLRRHWCPKKPRAALRTPYPVCAFESSKIESFQGGAAAAATSEGREEGEGGRTLVYSKSMSGSVGIPNLAPSECASNAPGEQGMDEVITVDQHSQEMGTVTITVAIQAAEDEEPEEVSSNNIDFLGAGSCSEDEIGRHDKSSGAGTSGGELEEESWQPPDPDLIQKLVAQIEYYLSDENLEHDAFLLKHVRRNKLGFVSVKLLTSFKKVKHLTRDWRTTAYALRHSNILELNDEGRKVRRKSAVPVFASESLPSRMLLLSDLQRWPELAALTGGAKENGSSEGGATQQEQLMKLLLKAFGTYGAIASVRVLKPGKDLPADLKRLSGRYTQLGTEECAIVEFEEVEAAVKANEAVGSEDGGSSLLGLKVVLIGTKPPKKKVPKERPREEGGMRKSRSLNSRVRELQYHGEDSACSSSETESNPTSPRLARKSLSCNKLSPTTAGISFQNNHLSPGMSPRNSPWSSPRASPCSQRKLPHSQKSPLASEDRLSPEPGRRWADYSSDSSLTPSGSPWVQRRKQVASQESSPVGSPMLGRKIQNADGLPPGVMRLPRGPDGTRGFHCVTNGERGKSAATQT; this comes from the exons ATGCGTGCGAAGAGACGCTGCCACGGCCCAATCCCAGAGCTCGTTTCAAAAGCAGAAAGCCTCTTACATATGAggaagtagcagcagcagcagtagaagCAGAAGCACAAGGAGGCTCCAGCCCGTCGGTCGCACCAGGTCCAGGCTGTGTCTCGCTGGCTGCTACAAGCCCCGCTGCTCCTCAGGGCCCTTCCTCGGGTCGGATTTGGATCGGGGGTCTCTGGCGAGCCGTGGAGCGCGTCTTTGGAGCCCCCTGGGTCCTTCTCCGCCGCCACTGGTGCCCTAAGAAACCTCGAGCAGCTTTACGCACCCCGTATCCTGTCTGTGCCTTCGAGTCGAGCAAGATTGAAAGCTTTCAGGgaggcgctgctgctgctgctacgaGCGAGGGAAGGGAGGAAGGAGAGGGCGGACGCACCTTGGTTTATTCTAAGAGCATGAGTGGGTCAGTGGGGATCCCCAATCTAGCCCCGTCGGAGTGCGCTTCGAATGCGCCAGGGGAGCAGGGCATGGATGAGGTCATCACCGTGGATCAGCACTCGCAGGAGATGGGGACGGTGACGATAACAGTGGCCATTCAAGCTGCGGAGGACGAGGAACCGGAGGAAGTGTCATCTAATAATATTGACTTCCTTGGGGCCGGGAGCTGTAGTGAGGACGAAATAGGACGACATGACAAATCAAG CGGAGCGGGAACCAGTGGAGGGGAGTTGGAGGAGGAGAGCTGGCAGCCCCCAGATCCAGATCTCATCCAAAAGCTGGTTGCTCAGATTGAGTACTACTTATCAGATGAAAACCTGGAGCATGACGCTTTCCTGCTCAAACATGTCAGACGCAACAAACTTGGGTTTGTTAGTGTCAAGTTGCTCACCTCATTCAAAAAG GTGAAACACTTGACCCGTGACTGGAGAACAACTGCTTATGCTCTAAGACACTCAAATATACTTGAGCTGAACGATGAGGGGCGCAAGGTGAGGCGCAAGTCAGCGGTGCCTGTCTTTGCCAGTGAATCATTGCCAAGCCGAATGCTACTGCTGAGTGATTTGCAGAGGTGGCCGGAGCTGGCTGCTCTGACTGGAGGTGCAAAGGAAAATGGAAGTAGCGAAGGTGGAGCCACTCAGCAGGAGCAACTGATGAAGCTGTTGCTGAAAGCATTTGGGACATATGGCGCCATCGCTTCTGTCCGAGTTCTGAAACCTGGGAAGGACCTGCCAGCCGACTTGAAGAGGTTGAGCGGTCGCTACACTCAGCTCGGCACTGAGGAATGTGCCATTGTAGAGTTTGAGGAGGTGGAAGCTGCTGTCAAAGCCAATGAAGCTGTGGGCAGTGAGGATGGAGGGTCCAGTTTGCTGGGGTTGAAAGTGGTTCTTATTGGCACCAAACCGCCTAAGAAGAAGGTACCTAAAGAACGACCCCGTGAGGAGGGAGGGATGCGCAAAAGTCGCTCACTCAACAGCAGAGTAAGAGAGCTTCAGTACCACGGAGAAGACTCGGCTTGCAGCTCCTCAGAGACCGAGAGTAACCCCACATCTCCACGACTAGCACGAAAGTCCCTGTCCTGCAACAAGCTCAGCCCCACCACTGCAGGCATCAGCTTCCAGAACAATCACCTGAGTCCTGGCATGTCCCCACGTAACAGCCCCTGGTCGAGCCCCCGCGCCAGCCCCTGTTCTCAGCGCAAATTACCACATTCCCAAAAGTCTCCTTTAGCCAGTGAGGACagactgagccctgagcctgggcGTCGCTGGGCGGACTACTCCTCAGACAGTAGCCTTACCCCTTCAGGGAGTCCCTGGGTTCAGCGGCGCAAGCAGGTGGCATCTCAGGAAAGCAGTCCGGTCGGCAGTCCGATGCTGGGTAGAAAGATCCAGAATGCCGATGGTCTGCCGCCAGGGGTAATGAGGTTGCCAAGGGGTCCTGATGGAACCCGAGGCTTTCACTGTGTCACTAATGGTGAGAGGGGGAAGTCAGCTGCTACTCAGACTTGA